In Deinococcus sp. QL22, the following are encoded in one genomic region:
- the rimM gene encoding ribosome maturation factor RimM (Essential for efficient processing of 16S rRNA): MTAPADTTRLGYFLGPHGVQGGIKLYVLGDAGQILSLPRVYVEGRGWLRIRRVDPLAPGVALQLAGITDREGAEPLRGANVYAADADLPGLEEGSFYYHDLRGLPLLNTAGTVLGEVSDVIDAGPQDLLVVQHAGKEFLLPLQAPYIDVQTEAGRPVRVVMTEDAPAGLLDDDGDQ, from the coding sequence ATGACCGCGCCCGCCGACACCACCCGACTGGGCTATTTTCTGGGGCCACATGGCGTGCAGGGCGGCATCAAGCTGTACGTGCTGGGCGACGCAGGCCAAATTCTGAGCCTGCCCCGCGTGTATGTCGAGGGGCGCGGTTGGCTGCGAATCCGCCGGGTCGATCCTCTGGCTCCCGGCGTGGCCCTGCAACTGGCCGGAATAACTGACCGGGAGGGCGCAGAACCCCTGCGCGGCGCGAACGTGTACGCCGCCGACGCCGATCTGCCGGGGTTGGAAGAAGGGAGTTTCTATTACCACGACCTGCGCGGCCTGCCCTTGTTGAATACGGCGGGCACAGTGTTGGGCGAGGTCAGTGACGTGATAGACGCTGGGCCGCAGGATTTATTGGTGGTGCAGCACGCGGGCAAAGAATTTTTGTTGCCCCTGCAAGCGCCCTACATAGACGTGCAGACTGAGGCAGGCCGCCCCGTGCGCGTGGTGATGACTGAAGACGCGCCCGCTGGCCTGCTGGACGATGACGGCGACCAATAG
- a CDS encoding LON peptidase substrate-binding domain-containing protein, giving the protein MSASPVVPLFPLPNLVLFPGQVLPLYVFEPRYRALLARVQETGEPFGVVRVRETSNESNLPFHERVSKVGSYAHLMQAQGHEDGTSSIIVVGGDRFRIQDFDLTEPFLSATVEDWPLEPDPLGLPATEAVARRLLADLLRLRASDAAAIRDNAPDEPLLLASFAAALLPLTPEQREEALEGKTLLDRLDVLMSTVPAGARELN; this is encoded by the coding sequence ATGTCCGCGTCTCCGGTTGTCCCGCTTTTTCCCTTGCCAAACCTCGTGCTGTTTCCGGGGCAAGTGCTGCCGCTCTATGTCTTCGAACCACGCTACCGGGCGCTGCTGGCACGCGTGCAGGAAACGGGCGAACCATTCGGCGTCGTGCGGGTGCGCGAAACCAGCAACGAGTCCAATCTGCCCTTCCATGAACGGGTGTCTAAAGTGGGCAGTTACGCCCACCTGATGCAGGCGCAGGGCCACGAAGACGGCACGAGCAGCATTATCGTGGTCGGCGGCGACCGCTTCCGCATTCAGGACTTTGACCTGACCGAGCCGTTCCTGAGCGCCACCGTGGAAGACTGGCCGCTGGAACCCGATCCCCTTGGGCTTCCCGCCACTGAAGCTGTAGCCCGCCGCCTGCTGGCCGACCTGCTGAGACTAAGGGCCAGCGACGCCGCCGCCATCCGCGACAACGCCCCCGACGAACCGCTGCTGCTCGCCAGTTTCGCCGCCGCCCTGTTACCGCTTACGCCCGAGCAGCGGGAGGAGGCTCTGGAAGGCAAGACACTGCTAGACCGCTTGGACGTACTGATGTCCACGGTTCCGGCGGGGGCGCGGGAACTGAATTAG
- a CDS encoding Fic family protein, translating to MAAIGYTLAHDHGFSDGNKRTALQVMLNVLEENGFYPDPSDRGKVTAAILAAMNLLDVAGLRVTLMLWCGIDPADAEA from the coding sequence TTGGCGGCGATTGGCTACACCTTGGCCCACGATCACGGCTTCAGCGACGGTAACAAGCGCACCGCCCTGCAGGTCATGCTCAATGTCTTGGAAGAAAACGGGTTTTATCCTGATCCGTCTGACCGCGGGAAGGTGACGGCGGCGATTCTGGCGGCCATGAATCTGCTGGATGTGGCCGGACTCCGCGTTACCCTGATGCTGTGGTGCGGCATTGACCCCGCCGACGCGGAAGCCTGA
- a CDS encoding aminopeptidase translates to MQNNPEATSEATQLAYDPRPHAELLVAYCLNVQPSERILIASGVVGLPLVREVARAMLRAGGRPAVRLEYPGQDDDVAALAADGVLDVLHPAELADMEGMDGTLRILTPEAGRVDAVDARRRARLAAARSPLAAARARKKWSLTLFPTAHAAAQAGMTEADFGAFVMRAMFLDRPDPVAAWGEVRELQARLIDRLSRADTVKLEAPGTDLTLRVGGRTWANSDGKRNMPSGEVFTGPIENSANGFITFDVPAEYAGVMVRGARLEFRDGVVVDARADEGESTLLAALNTDSGARSLGELGIGSNSGIQTPTGNILFDEKIGGTVHLALGRSYPETGGVNASAIHWDLIADLRQGGRILLDGEVWQENGQFL, encoded by the coding sequence GTGCAGAACAATCCAGAAGCGACTTCAGAAGCAACCCAGTTGGCCTACGATCCGCGCCCGCATGCCGAATTGCTGGTGGCGTACTGCCTGAATGTGCAGCCGAGTGAGCGCATTTTGATTGCAAGCGGCGTGGTGGGCCTGCCCCTCGTGCGCGAAGTGGCCCGCGCCATGTTGCGAGCAGGCGGGCGGCCAGCAGTGCGGCTAGAGTATCCGGGCCAAGACGATGACGTGGCGGCACTAGCCGCGGACGGTGTACTGGACGTGCTTCATCCCGCAGAGTTGGCCGATATGGAAGGCATGGATGGCACCTTGCGAATCCTGACGCCCGAAGCGGGCCGAGTGGATGCGGTGGACGCCCGCCGCCGCGCCCGCCTGGCCGCTGCCCGCTCACCACTGGCCGCCGCCCGCGCCCGCAAAAAATGGAGCCTGACGCTGTTTCCCACCGCGCATGCTGCCGCCCAAGCTGGCATGACCGAGGCCGACTTCGGCGCGTTCGTGATGCGGGCCATGTTCCTGGATCGCCCCGACCCGGTGGCCGCATGGGGCGAGGTGCGCGAACTTCAGGCCCGCCTGATAGACCGATTGAGCCGCGCCGATACGGTAAAACTAGAAGCCCCTGGCACCGACCTGACCCTGCGCGTGGGTGGGCGAACCTGGGCCAACAGCGACGGCAAACGCAACATGCCCAGCGGCGAGGTCTTTACCGGGCCGATTGAAAACAGCGCCAACGGATTTATTACGTTTGACGTGCCCGCCGAATACGCGGGTGTGATGGTGCGCGGCGCACGGCTGGAATTCCGGGACGGCGTGGTGGTGGATGCGCGTGCCGACGAAGGCGAAAGCACCCTGTTGGCCGCTCTGAACACCGACTCCGGCGCACGCAGTCTAGGCGAACTGGGCATCGGCTCCAACAGCGGCATTCAGACGCCTACAGGCAACATTCTGTTCGATGAAAAGATCGGTGGCACGGTGCATCTGGCGCTGGGCCGCTCGTATCCAGAAACGGGTGGCGTGAACGCCAGCGCGATTCACTGGGATCTGATTGCAGACTTGCGGCAGGGCGGGCGGATTCTGTTGGACGGCGAGGTCTGGCAGGAAAACGGGCAGTTTTTGTAA
- the rpsP gene encoding 30S ribosomal protein S16 codes for MVKIRLSRFGSAHNPHYRIVVTDVRRPRDGGYIENLGHYDPRKTSETFLKIDAERAAYWIANGAQPTQTARRLLKSQGVKVA; via the coding sequence ATGGTCAAGATTCGCCTTTCCCGCTTTGGTTCCGCCCACAACCCCCACTACCGTATCGTCGTGACCGATGTCCGCCGTCCCCGCGACGGTGGTTACATCGAGAACCTGGGCCACTACGACCCCCGCAAAACCAGCGAAACCTTCCTGAAGATCGACGCCGAACGCGCCGCCTACTGGATCGCCAACGGCGCTCAGCCTACCCAGACGGCCCGCCGCCTGCTGAAGTCTCAGGGCGTCAAGGTCGCATAA
- the ftsE gene encoding cell division ATP-binding protein FtsE, which translates to MIDFKHVTLEYPVTRTLALDDVSMHVGKGEFVYLVGHSGAGKSSFMNLVLKRALPSKGEVCVAGEPLARYRGGRTALLRRRMGTVFQENLLLPHLNAYDNVAFALRVTGVAQREWPSRVTTALRTVGLEHKKYALPLQLSQGEQQRVAIARAIVSDPPLLLADEPTGNLDPDNSREVLKVLQNVNLRGTTVVVATHARDLVETFRHRTLTLRKGKLVRDDPYGGYAL; encoded by the coding sequence ATGATCGATTTCAAACACGTCACCCTCGAATATCCTGTTACGCGCACGCTGGCCCTCGACGACGTGAGCATGCATGTCGGCAAAGGCGAATTCGTGTATCTGGTCGGCCATTCCGGGGCCGGAAAGAGCAGTTTTATGAATCTGGTGCTGAAGCGGGCGCTGCCCAGCAAAGGTGAAGTGTGCGTGGCAGGCGAGCCGCTGGCGCGCTACCGGGGAGGCCGCACTGCCCTGCTACGCCGCCGCATGGGCACCGTATTTCAGGAAAATCTGTTGCTGCCCCACCTGAATGCCTACGACAATGTGGCGTTCGCCCTGCGTGTGACCGGAGTGGCGCAGCGGGAATGGCCTTCACGGGTCACGACGGCCCTCAGAACAGTAGGCTTGGAGCACAAAAAGTACGCGCTGCCTCTGCAACTGTCTCAGGGCGAGCAACAGCGGGTGGCGATTGCCCGCGCCATCGTGTCCGATCCGCCGCTCCTGTTGGCCGACGAACCGACCGGAAACCTCGACCCTGACAACAGCCGCGAAGTCTTGAAGGTGCTGCAGAATGTGAACCTGCGCGGCACGACGGTGGTGGTGGCGACCCACGCCCGCGACCTCGTGGAGACCTTCCGGCACCGCACGCTGACGCTGCGTAAAGGCAAACTGGTGCGCGACGACCCTTACGGCGGGTATGCCCTATGA
- a CDS encoding M23 family metallopeptidase, producing MRLRRQAALLLVSAALLAGAQTTSERLEQLQRDLQQQRQLNAAQAQELERVRNTIQNLTVQQKATLTRLDGLGRNVTQLVNEVATLAARTRLAEQLLADTTAAKGRTETRVSRLQEDVRQILNTLYRERSGRYLQLLSQSRSLSDLLIRLSYNNMAGKYNVQIIETLRSEVASLKNQEAQQAQQTAALKDLQTQRAEVLANLKDRRQEQQTLLASLQKSEQGQRTIAAQTQAEQALTGRTIDNLVGAVVQERARIEAERQRRLEEERQRRLAELRRIREAQERARIEAARLAAVRAAQERAARIEAARVEAARIEAARVEAARVQAARAEAARIQSAQRQAAQEKLAREQQQRAQAERERLARAQEARALAQRSAAAAQSTRRAAVQQEQEQLAQQRQEAEAAQVRVEQELAPLPPASGPAGFPLPGGQVSQGYGANGAQWVVLSAPGGTQAAATAAGNVIAATYYNSLGWVILVDHGPTVSAYFGLQDPQVSVGNRVAQGTPLGAIGGSPIFGPDRMAFQLNRVNGATRQPVNPGF from the coding sequence GTGCGGCTCAGAAGGCAGGCCGCATTGCTGTTGGTTTCGGCGGCGCTGCTGGCGGGGGCACAGACCACCTCCGAACGGCTGGAGCAGTTGCAACGCGATCTTCAGCAGCAGCGGCAACTGAACGCGGCGCAGGCGCAGGAGCTGGAGCGGGTGCGGAACACCATCCAGAACCTGACCGTGCAGCAAAAAGCCACCCTGACCCGCCTGGACGGACTGGGCCGCAACGTGACGCAGCTGGTGAATGAGGTAGCGACGCTGGCGGCCCGCACCCGACTGGCCGAACAACTGCTGGCCGATACCACCGCCGCCAAAGGCCGCACCGAAACGCGGGTATCGCGCCTACAAGAAGACGTGCGCCAGATTCTGAATACCCTCTACCGCGAGCGCAGTGGGCGGTATCTGCAACTGCTGTCTCAGTCCCGCAGTCTGTCGGATTTGCTGATTCGGCTCAGCTACAACAACATGGCAGGCAAATACAACGTGCAGATCATAGAAACGCTGCGCTCTGAGGTGGCCTCCTTGAAGAACCAGGAGGCGCAGCAGGCCCAGCAGACCGCCGCCCTGAAGGATTTGCAGACGCAGCGGGCCGAGGTCTTGGCGAACCTCAAAGACCGCCGCCAGGAACAGCAGACGTTACTGGCGAGCCTTCAGAAATCGGAACAGGGCCAGCGCACGATTGCCGCCCAGACTCAGGCCGAGCAAGCCCTGACCGGGCGCACCATAGACAACCTGGTGGGAGCGGTGGTGCAGGAACGCGCCCGCATAGAGGCCGAACGTCAGCGCCGATTGGAAGAAGAACGCCAGCGCCGATTGGCCGAGTTGCGCCGGATTCGGGAGGCCCAGGAACGTGCCCGCATAGAGGCGGCACGCCTGGCTGCCGTGCGTGCTGCACAGGAACGCGCCGCCAGAATCGAGGCGGCACGCGTGGAAGCGGCCCGGATCGAGGCGGCGAGGGTAGAGGCTGCACGGGTTCAGGCTGCGCGGGCGGAAGCGGCACGCATTCAATCGGCCCAGCGTCAGGCGGCCCAGGAGAAACTGGCCCGCGAGCAGCAGCAACGCGCCCAGGCCGAACGCGAACGCCTGGCGCGGGCGCAAGAAGCCCGTGCGTTGGCCCAGCGCAGCGCCGCCGCCGCCCAGAGCACCCGCCGCGCCGCCGTGCAGCAGGAGCAGGAGCAGTTGGCCCAGCAGCGCCAGGAGGCCGAGGCCGCGCAGGTGCGGGTCGAGCAAGAGCTTGCGCCGCTGCCCCCTGCCAGTGGCCCCGCTGGGTTCCCTTTGCCGGGCGGCCAAGTGTCGCAGGGCTACGGGGCCAACGGCGCGCAGTGGGTGGTACTGAGTGCGCCGGGAGGCACGCAGGCTGCCGCTACCGCTGCGGGCAACGTGATTGCTGCCACCTATTACAACAGCCTCGGCTGGGTCATTCTGGTGGATCATGGCCCCACCGTCAGCGCCTACTTTGGGCTACAGGATCCGCAGGTCAGCGTGGGCAACCGCGTGGCTCAGGGCACACCGCTGGGGGCCATCGGGGGCAGCCCTATTTTTGGCCCAGACCGGATGGCGTTCCAGCTCAACCGGGTAAATGGGGCAACCCGGCAGCCAGTAAATCCGGGGTTCTAG
- a CDS encoding SIMPL domain-containing protein — protein MTPSVRLPSAIIATAIASVAFFATGFVVVRGLADVKNASDVINVTGSAKRNITSDLAGWTFTVRSSDDTNLQNAYKAFQGAQPAIDAFLRAQTFSASELRREPVNAGPQNYVVIEDVNGENAEVERTRYVVSQTFRVQSGNIAKLQSAVGAATSAFVNASTGGLSIESGDVQYLYTKLSDVRVQLLEEASKDAQRRAQAIAQSAGNSIGAVKNARVGVFQITPRFETSVEDTGSYDTTALEKDVTAVVEIDFVVK, from the coding sequence ATGACCCCATCGGTGCGCTTGCCCAGCGCCATTATTGCTACCGCTATCGCCTCTGTCGCCTTTTTCGCCACCGGATTTGTCGTCGTGCGGGGGCTGGCCGATGTCAAGAACGCCAGCGATGTGATCAATGTAACGGGCAGCGCCAAGCGCAATATCACCAGCGATCTGGCGGGATGGACATTCACGGTTCGCAGCAGCGACGACACCAATCTGCAAAATGCTTACAAGGCTTTTCAGGGGGCGCAGCCTGCCATAGACGCCTTTTTGCGGGCGCAGACCTTTTCTGCCTCCGAACTGCGGCGCGAACCGGTAAATGCGGGGCCACAAAATTACGTGGTGATTGAGGATGTGAACGGCGAAAATGCTGAAGTGGAGCGTACCCGTTACGTGGTCAGCCAGACGTTCCGGGTGCAGTCGGGCAACATTGCCAAGCTGCAAAGCGCGGTGGGCGCGGCGACGTCGGCATTTGTAAATGCCAGCACGGGCGGCCTCAGCATCGAAAGCGGCGACGTGCAGTACCTGTACACCAAGCTGAGCGACGTGCGCGTACAACTGCTGGAAGAAGCCAGCAAAGACGCCCAACGTCGCGCTCAGGCAATTGCCCAGAGTGCGGGAAACTCCATCGGGGCCGTGAAGAATGCCCGCGTGGGCGTGTTCCAGATTACGCCCCGCTTTGAAACCAGCGTAGAAGACACGGGCAGCTACGACACGACGGCGCTGGAAAAAGACGTGACGGCGGTGGTGGAGATTGACTTTGTGGTGAAGTAG
- the purU gene encoding formyltetrahydrofolate deformylase: protein MTAPLDPTLSHSPKSAPGVSEPTRPDPNNTATLTIACPDRKGIVAAVSQFLLNHGANILHSDQHTTDPSGGQFFMRMEFHLDGLDLARGAFERAFEGVIAQPFEMQWRVNYTAQPKRMAILVSRYDHCFLDLLWRKRRGELHIEIPLIISNHEDLRRDADMFGIPFHVVPVTKENKAEAEAEQVRLMHEAGADFAVLARYMQILSGDFLRGFGRPVINIHHSFLPAFIGANPYRAAFNRGVKLIGATSHYVTEELDAGPIIAQDVIPVTHRETPDSLMRMGRDVERQVLARAVKAHVEDRVLVYGNKTVVF from the coding sequence ATGACGGCCCCGCTTGACCCCACTCTATCCCACTCCCCGAAATCCGCTCCGGGTGTATCCGAACCTACCCGGCCCGACCCCAACAACACGGCCACCCTGACCATCGCCTGCCCAGACCGCAAGGGCATCGTGGCCGCCGTATCGCAGTTTCTCCTCAATCACGGCGCGAATATCCTGCATTCCGACCAGCACACCACCGACCCCAGCGGCGGCCAGTTTTTTATGCGAATGGAGTTTCACCTGGACGGCCTGGATCTGGCACGCGGCGCATTCGAGCGGGCCTTTGAAGGCGTCATCGCCCAACCCTTCGAGATGCAGTGGCGCGTGAATTACACCGCCCAGCCCAAGCGCATGGCGATTCTGGTCAGCCGCTACGACCACTGTTTTCTGGACTTGCTGTGGCGCAAACGCCGGGGCGAACTGCACATAGAGATTCCGCTGATCATCTCTAACCATGAAGACCTGCGCCGCGACGCCGATATGTTCGGCATTCCCTTTCATGTGGTGCCCGTGACCAAAGAAAACAAGGCCGAAGCCGAGGCCGAGCAGGTGCGCCTGATGCATGAGGCGGGGGCCGATTTTGCCGTCCTGGCCCGCTACATGCAGATCCTGAGCGGCGACTTTTTGCGGGGCTTTGGCCGTCCGGTCATCAACATTCACCATTCTTTTCTGCCTGCGTTTATCGGGGCCAACCCCTACCGCGCTGCCTTTAACCGGGGGGTCAAGCTGATCGGTGCCACCAGCCACTACGTGACTGAGGAACTCGACGCCGGGCCGATCATTGCCCAGGACGTGATTCCGGTCACCCACCGCGAAACGCCTGATTCACTGATGCGAATGGGCCGCGACGTGGAGCGGCAGGTGTTGGCCCGCGCTGTCAAAGCCCATGTAGAAGACCGGGTGCTGGTGTACGGGAATAAAACGGTGGTCTTCTAA
- a CDS encoding KH domain-containing protein, with product MKTDPVDLTLFLAQSVVDQPSLVRVAKRGPTVAVRVGPGEEGRLIGRQGRVIQAIRTLVRAVSDPRERLNVDLDAPRKQQ from the coding sequence ATGAAAACCGACCCGGTAGACCTGACATTGTTTCTGGCACAGAGTGTGGTCGACCAACCCTCGCTGGTGCGGGTCGCCAAGCGTGGGCCGACAGTGGCGGTGCGCGTTGGCCCCGGCGAAGAAGGCCGGTTGATCGGGCGGCAGGGGCGCGTGATTCAGGCGATTCGGACGCTGGTGCGGGCTGTCAGCGACCCCCGCGAGCGCCTGAATGTCGATCTGGATGCGCCGCGCAAACAGCAGTAA
- a CDS encoding ABC transporter permease: protein MTYHFRQALVAMRGNFTATLATLMTMTLTLLMLGFVLLLTLNVNRTLEQLESQVEVAAFLSTGTDGAALLRQVQGFPQVREARLVSSEQVLEEMTRDSPYARDAVALVGNPFPTTLRMRVGRVEDSRVVAAAVARLPGVGDVEYGAGYVDPTVRALTAIRAAGYGLVGLLLLGTLFNILNAVRVAMYARRNEISVMRLLGATRGFIRMPHVIEGVLLGVLAGAVALALLTPAYFELARRVQLLAPVFPVVTDPATLTPILGGVALLGITIGLLGSLFASRRYLQELE from the coding sequence ATGACCTACCATTTCCGGCAAGCATTGGTCGCCATGCGCGGCAACTTTACAGCCACGCTGGCCACCCTAATGACCATGACCCTGACCCTGCTGATGCTGGGGTTCGTGCTGCTGCTGACGCTGAATGTGAACCGCACGCTGGAACAGCTGGAATCTCAGGTGGAGGTGGCGGCGTTCCTGAGCACAGGCACCGACGGGGCGGCGCTGCTTCGGCAGGTGCAGGGCTTTCCGCAGGTTCGCGAGGCCCGTCTGGTCAGCAGTGAACAGGTGCTGGAGGAGATGACCCGCGACTCTCCCTATGCCCGCGACGCCGTGGCACTGGTGGGCAATCCCTTTCCGACGACCCTCAGAATGCGGGTGGGGCGGGTGGAGGATTCGAGAGTAGTGGCCGCTGCTGTGGCGCGGTTGCCGGGCGTAGGCGACGTGGAATACGGCGCAGGCTACGTAGACCCTACCGTGCGGGCGCTGACGGCCATTCGCGCTGCCGGATACGGCCTGGTGGGCCTTCTACTGCTCGGCACACTCTTCAACATTCTGAATGCCGTGCGGGTCGCCATGTACGCCCGCCGCAACGAAATCAGTGTGATGCGCCTGCTGGGAGCTACACGCGGCTTTATCCGGATGCCGCATGTCATAGAGGGCGTGCTGCTGGGTGTGCTGGCCGGGGCAGTGGCGCTGGCCCTGCTGACGCCTGCCTATTTTGAATTGGCCCGCCGCGTGCAACTGCTTGCGCCCGTGTTCCCGGTGGTCACTGATCCGGCCACCCTGACCCCGATTCTGGGGGGCGTGGCGCTGCTGGGCATCACGATTGGCCTGCTGGGCAGCCTGTTCGCATCCCGCCGCTATTTGCAGGAGCTGGAATAG
- a CDS encoding peptide chain release factor 3, with amino-acid sequence MTSLPTQLDVQDGAAVPETQAESTLTESNLIEPTATEKAAALADKTLTTEIARRRTFAIISHPDAGKTTITEKLLLYGGAILEAGSVTAKEGRSHTKSDWMSIEQQRGISISSSALTFEFSGRHINLLDTPGHQDFSEDTYRTLTAADSALMVLDAARGVQTQTEKLFAVCRNRGIPILTFVNKMDRPAQDPFELLEQIENILKITVVPLTWPIGDGPDFKGVYDLQTKQVLAFERTAGGKQRAPMQTAGLDDPKLVGLVGADLAAKLRHDVELITAALPEFDAAEFLSGELTPVFFGSAMNNFGIEHFLSNFVELAPPPGPTDTNLGEREPEAPFAGFIFKLQANMSKQHRDRTAYMRVMSGHFERGMDVTHTRTGRKLRLSQAHTLFAQDREKVEDAYPGDIVGLVNPGVFQIGDVISVNGKVVLPSFPRFTPETFATLGLRDVGKRKAFMKGLQQLAEEGVVQVFYPTDGARDPYLGAVGPLQFEVFQARLLEEYGVDVEMNVTSYQLVRWLAGDANSVARFARHVEDDQGRPVMLFRSKYDLSYTQEQHPEIEFLPLPKDLTRV; translated from the coding sequence ATGACCAGTCTTCCTACCCAGCTTGACGTGCAGGACGGGGCCGCCGTACCCGAAACACAAGCCGAATCTACACTGACCGAATCCAATCTTATCGAACCCACTGCCACCGAGAAGGCCGCAGCATTGGCCGACAAGACCCTGACCACCGAAATCGCCCGCCGCCGTACCTTTGCCATTATTTCTCACCCGGACGCGGGCAAAACCACCATTACCGAAAAGCTGTTGTTGTACGGCGGCGCGATTCTGGAAGCGGGGAGCGTGACCGCCAAGGAAGGCCGCTCGCACACCAAGTCCGACTGGATGAGCATCGAACAGCAGCGCGGGATTTCTATTTCCAGTTCGGCGCTGACCTTCGAGTTTTCGGGCCGCCACATCAACCTGCTGGATACGCCCGGACACCAGGATTTCAGTGAGGATACCTACCGCACCCTGACCGCCGCCGACAGCGCCCTGATGGTGCTGGACGCGGCGCGTGGGGTACAGACGCAGACTGAAAAGCTGTTCGCGGTGTGCCGCAACCGGGGCATTCCCATTCTGACTTTCGTCAACAAAATGGATAGGCCCGCCCAAGACCCCTTTGAACTCTTGGAGCAGATCGAGAACATTCTGAAAATCACGGTGGTGCCGCTAACGTGGCCGATTGGCGACGGCCCCGACTTTAAGGGCGTGTACGACCTGCAAACCAAGCAGGTGCTGGCCTTCGAGCGCACGGCAGGCGGCAAGCAGCGTGCGCCGATGCAGACGGCGGGCTTGGATGATCCCAAACTGGTGGGCCTCGTCGGCGCGGATTTGGCCGCCAAACTGCGCCACGACGTGGAACTGATCACCGCCGCCCTGCCCGAATTCGACGCTGCCGAGTTTCTGAGCGGCGAACTGACGCCCGTCTTCTTCGGGAGTGCCATGAACAATTTCGGCATCGAGCATTTCCTCAGCAACTTTGTGGAACTCGCGCCGCCTCCCGGCCCCACCGACACCAATCTGGGCGAGCGCGAGCCGGAAGCGCCGTTTGCCGGATTTATTTTCAAATTGCAGGCCAACATGAGCAAGCAGCACCGAGACCGCACCGCCTATATGCGCGTCATGAGCGGGCATTTCGAGCGCGGCATGGACGTGACCCACACCCGCACGGGGCGCAAGCTGCGGCTTTCGCAGGCGCATACCCTGTTTGCCCAAGACCGCGAAAAAGTCGAGGACGCCTACCCCGGCGACATCGTGGGACTGGTCAACCCTGGCGTGTTTCAGATTGGCGACGTGATCAGCGTGAACGGCAAAGTCGTGCTGCCCAGCTTCCCGCGCTTTACGCCCGAAACCTTTGCCACCCTCGGCCTGCGCGACGTGGGCAAGCGCAAGGCGTTTATGAAGGGCCTCCAGCAACTGGCAGAAGAAGGCGTGGTGCAGGTGTTCTACCCCACCGACGGCGCACGCGATCCGTACCTTGGCGCTGTAGGCCCGCTGCAATTCGAGGTCTTTCAGGCCCGGTTGTTGGAAGAATACGGCGTGGACGTGGAGATGAACGTCACGTCTTACCAACTGGTGCGTTGGCTGGCGGGCGACGCCAATTCTGTGGCCCGCTTTGCCCGCCACGTGGAAGACGATCAGGGCCGCCCGGTCATGTTGTTCAGGTCTAAATATGACCTGAGCTATACGCAGGAACAGCACCCTGAGATTGAATTCCTGCCGCTGCCCAAAGATTTGACGCGGGTGTAA
- the trmD gene encoding tRNA (guanosine(37)-N1)-methyltransferase TrmD has protein sequence MLTFSFLTLFPELLAPFAREAIVGKARERDLIDVQLVNLRDFAGNRHAKVDDTPYGGGAGMVIRVDVAERALASVPEADEVILFSPAGQPFTQAVAEELSGKRHLVFLCGRYEGFDARVETRVTRELSIGDFVMMGGEAAAACVLEAVARLVPGVIGDADSHRADSFSSGLLDYPEYTRPLDWGGEPVPDVLRGGNHAAIATWRRQEALARTLARRPDLLASTTLTPQDSAHLLTLGASAEQLKTWNAPPPPVPKRKRKRSTPSTLQDQSKVPANDATPE, from the coding sequence ATGCTGACGTTTTCCTTCCTGACGCTGTTTCCGGAATTGCTGGCCCCCTTTGCGCGGGAGGCGATTGTGGGCAAGGCGCGGGAACGTGACCTGATTGACGTGCAGTTGGTGAATCTGCGCGATTTTGCGGGCAACCGACACGCCAAAGTGGACGACACGCCCTACGGCGGCGGCGCAGGCATGGTCATCCGGGTAGATGTGGCCGAACGTGCGCTGGCAAGCGTGCCGGAAGCCGATGAGGTCATTTTGTTCAGTCCGGCGGGGCAGCCGTTTACTCAGGCGGTGGCCGAGGAATTGAGCGGCAAGCGGCATCTGGTATTCCTGTGCGGGCGCTACGAGGGGTTTGACGCACGGGTGGAAACGCGGGTCACGCGGGAACTGAGCATCGGGGATTTTGTGATGATGGGCGGGGAAGCTGCCGCCGCCTGCGTGCTGGAAGCGGTGGCGCGGTTGGTGCCGGGAGTCATAGGAGACGCCGATTCTCACCGCGCCGATTCCTTCTCCAGCGGCCTGCTGGACTACCCCGAATACACCCGCCCGCTGGACTGGGGGGGCGAACCCGTGCCCGACGTTCTGCGCGGCGGCAATCACGCGGCTATTGCGACGTGGCGCAGGCAAGAAGCTCTGGCCCGCACGCTCGCCCGCCGCCCAGATTTGCTGGCCTCGACTACGCTCACGCCCCAAGACAGTGCACATCTGCTCACTCTTGGCGCATCGGCAGAGCAGCTCAAGACCTGGAATGCTCCGCCGCCACCCGTGCCCAAACGGAAGCGCAAGCGCAGCACTCCTTCGACCCTTCAAGACCAATCTAAAGTTCCAGCCAATGATGCGACCCCTGAATAG